The proteins below come from a single Roseiflexus sp. RS-1 genomic window:
- a CDS encoding YdcF family protein, with amino-acid sequence MTAVNVQRMGVRLDEDTRTSTVLTGAPDAGDRLMKTGQTRHPVNRHPRLKTVTRALIALGRGIATVLTSALLLLGLTAAMVVVQSGRDEARPAGAAVVPGEAVDGALTSEQKAQCDHAANLYRRGMVSRIILTGVTVAPRARQYLIDQGAPPQVLLIEEESASLVEGLRAAANMARAQGISSVVIVVDPPAMLTALKVARDEGLTAYGSPAGDASRADDPNAVVGETWRYLRYVFAGR; translated from the coding sequence ATGACGGCTGTCAATGTGCAGCGGATGGGTGTGCGACTCGACGAAGACACCCGCACCTCAACCGTTCTGACAGGAGCTCCTGACGCCGGCGATCGCCTTATGAAAACCGGGCAAACGAGGCATCCAGTGAACCGGCATCCACGTTTGAAGACGGTGACCCGTGCGCTCATCGCTCTCGGTCGCGGGATTGCGACAGTGCTGACGAGCGCTCTCCTGCTGCTGGGGCTGACGGCAGCAATGGTTGTCGTGCAGAGCGGACGTGATGAAGCGCGCCCGGCTGGCGCTGCGGTCGTGCCAGGCGAGGCGGTTGACGGCGCGCTCACATCTGAACAAAAAGCGCAGTGTGATCATGCCGCCAATCTCTACCGTCGTGGGATGGTCAGTCGCATTATTCTGACCGGCGTCACGGTCGCGCCGCGTGCGCGCCAGTATCTGATCGATCAAGGGGCGCCGCCGCAGGTGTTGCTCATCGAAGAAGAGAGCGCGTCGCTGGTCGAGGGCTTGCGCGCTGCGGCGAATATGGCGCGTGCGCAAGGGATCTCATCGGTTGTCATCGTCGTCGATCCTCCAGCGATGCTCACCGCCCTCAAGGTCGCGCGCGACGAAGGATTGACTGCGTATGGATCACCGGCTGGCGATGCTTCACGCGCTGATGACCCCAATGCCGTGGTGGGCGAGACCTGGCGCTATTTGAGGTACGTATTTGCAGGAAGGTAA
- a CDS encoding PIG-L deacetylase family protein yields MTDEPKRALVIGAHPDDNEFGAGGTIAKLADQGWDITFIIATNGNKGSHDPSMSSFRLSEIREQEQRAAAEVLGVRRVIFLRNNDGELEPSPALRAEFALYIRHFKPHAIFTHDPWKHYMLHPDHRAVGFAVIEAVVSARDHLFLPGLGQIGIGVWRPEALYLWGAEQPDHFEDVSDYVDLKIAALREHHTQLDEVQGWEERVRQRMAEAGKDHGFAAAEAFKKLPV; encoded by the coding sequence ATGACCGACGAACCAAAACGCGCGCTTGTGATCGGCGCCCATCCCGACGACAATGAGTTCGGCGCTGGCGGAACCATCGCCAAACTTGCCGATCAGGGATGGGACATCACCTTCATCATTGCCACCAACGGCAACAAGGGCAGCCATGACCCATCCATGTCGTCGTTTCGCCTGTCCGAAATTCGTGAACAGGAGCAACGAGCCGCCGCCGAAGTGCTCGGAGTGCGCCGTGTCATCTTTCTGCGCAACAATGACGGCGAACTTGAACCCTCGCCTGCGCTGCGTGCGGAATTTGCGCTCTACATCCGCCATTTCAAACCGCACGCCATCTTTACCCACGATCCATGGAAGCATTATATGCTCCACCCCGACCATCGCGCCGTCGGTTTCGCCGTGATCGAGGCGGTGGTCAGCGCGCGCGACCATCTGTTTCTGCCGGGGTTAGGTCAGATTGGAATCGGGGTCTGGCGACCGGAGGCGCTCTATCTGTGGGGAGCGGAACAGCCGGATCACTTCGAAGATGTCTCAGATTATGTAGACCTGAAGATTGCGGCGCTGCGTGAGCATCACACGCAACTGGACGAGGTGCAGGGTTGGGAAGAGCGGGTGCGCCAGCGGATGGCGGAGGCTGGCAAAGATCACGGTTTTGCCGCTGCCGAAGCGTTCAAGAAACTGCCGGTGTAA
- a CDS encoding GNAT family N-acetyltransferase, with amino-acid sequence MTDITIRSAATSDELDAFFLLAAQTFAPDSYPPVAASRWRQRVEGTPGYVPGQVRCALVGTTLIGGYILYERMMRLGSVVVPTGCFASLVVHPDWRGHGIATALMHDVTMRAHERHLGLILLDGIAGFYSRFGYVDVFDTTRHTVSRASLAAWSRSPYQVRPATLDDAPVLLELYERHYAGYSGSFVRSLAWQRHDLAWRLADHPPLLACDETGQVRGYLLLPLYAPRHHAVEAAADDWNAALALLQYHASAVADATDIDWSLPPDSPTFYALADRLNLTSRTYRHPDEGWMALPAHLPTLFAALAPLFEERWRVVGGEAFRLQIGDAALMLAVGQGSGAPERLTVVLTPQGFVQLLFGFRPAHWIAHQPGVSIPAAILPTLDALFPTGHAWIAGSDAF; translated from the coding sequence ATGACCGACATCACTATTCGCTCCGCAGCAACGTCCGACGAACTGGACGCTTTTTTCCTGCTTGCGGCGCAAACATTCGCACCAGACTCATATCCCCCGGTTGCCGCATCACGCTGGCGGCAGCGTGTCGAGGGAACGCCTGGTTATGTACCCGGACAGGTGCGTTGTGCGTTGGTTGGAACGACGCTGATCGGCGGCTATATTCTGTACGAACGGATGATGCGTCTTGGATCGGTCGTGGTTCCGACCGGTTGTTTCGCCAGTCTGGTTGTTCATCCCGACTGGCGCGGTCACGGGATTGCCACAGCGTTGATGCACGATGTCACGATGCGCGCACATGAGCGACATCTTGGGTTGATTCTGCTTGATGGCATTGCTGGCTTCTATAGTCGATTCGGGTATGTTGATGTTTTTGACACCACTCGCCATACAGTCAGTCGGGCGAGTCTTGCGGCTTGGTCCCGCAGTCCGTATCAGGTGCGCCCGGCAACGCTGGACGATGCACCGGTTCTGTTGGAGTTGTACGAGCGCCACTACGCCGGGTACAGTGGGAGTTTTGTGCGCAGCCTTGCCTGGCAACGACACGATCTCGCATGGCGTCTGGCAGACCATCCGCCGCTGCTTGCCTGTGATGAAACCGGTCAGGTGCGCGGGTATCTGTTGCTGCCGTTGTATGCACCCAGACACCATGCTGTCGAAGCAGCCGCCGATGACTGGAACGCGGCGCTTGCCCTGCTCCAGTATCACGCCAGCGCCGTGGCGGATGCAACGGATATCGACTGGTCCCTGCCCCCTGACTCGCCCACGTTCTACGCCCTTGCCGACCGTCTGAACCTCACCAGTCGCACCTATCGTCATCCAGACGAGGGGTGGATGGCGCTTCCGGCGCACCTGCCGACCCTGTTTGCCGCTCTTGCGCCATTGTTTGAGGAGCGATGGCGGGTGGTTGGAGGTGAAGCATTTCGGCTTCAGATCGGCGATGCGGCGCTGATGCTGGCAGTGGGGCAGGGATCAGGCGCACCGGAGCGACTGACGGTTGTGCTGACGCCGCAGGGATTCGTGCAACTGCTGTTCGGTTTTCGACCCGCCCACTGGATCGCCCATCAACCGGGGGTCTCCATCCCTGCTGCGATCCTGCCAACACTCGATGCGCTCTTTCCGACGGGGCATGCCTGGATCGCCGGATCCGACGCATTCTAG
- a CDS encoding alpha/beta fold hydrolase: MIQIAEFSKTYQVVAPDLPAHGDSPEAIGPYTTACLANAIIDLLDFLKVERTHVCGHSLGGMVAQQLAASRPERVARLVLAETAFSTQSSRGNVYKPGWRSRL, encoded by the coding sequence GTGATTCAGATCGCCGAATTCAGCAAGACCTATCAGGTAGTTGCCCCCGATCTCCCAGCGCACGGCGACTCACCCGAAGCCATCGGACCGTACACTACAGCGTGTCTTGCCAACGCGATCATTGACCTGCTTGATTTCTTGAAGGTCGAACGAACCCATGTGTGCGGGCACTCCCTTGGCGGGATGGTTGCACAGCAATTGGCCGCTTCTCGCCCCGAGCGAGTAGCCAGACTTGTCCTGGCAGAGACGGCTTTCAGCACCCAGAGCTCGCGTGGGAACGTGTACAAACCTGGATGGCGATCTCGTTTATGA
- a CDS encoding FkbM family methyltransferase, with the protein MKSPLNFGDTFQRLKIAISILFQSQSEKADMSDVYFCYRLILGRMPDAEGWHNWSRQVASGMTRHQLLRMFLGSPEYQSKNRLAAIERVETERFVLFVDMNDGAYAESISQSKVYEPHITDLLQSLLKPEHVFLDIGCNVGWFSLIAASILKKGKVIGVEPNQNNLQLLYRSMIENQFDNMVIYPYAATDRSRILQMSGYGPYAYVHSIFKDAGFTYVQGIAIDELVRDESRLDVIKMDIEGHEPVALQGMRRTIARYRPIIVSEFHPKAIREYSRQEPQDYLEALVSMGYSLSVVEPTGKVIDFIDPSEIMTHWRNLNLQFDSRDAMHLDILARPSNPTEHSL; encoded by the coding sequence ATGAAATCACCACTTAACTTCGGCGATACCTTCCAGCGTCTCAAGATTGCTATCAGTATTTTGTTTCAATCCCAAAGCGAGAAAGCAGATATGAGTGATGTCTATTTTTGTTATCGACTTATTCTGGGCCGAATGCCGGATGCCGAAGGATGGCATAATTGGTCACGTCAGGTCGCTTCCGGGATGACCAGACATCAGCTTCTCAGGATGTTCTTAGGTTCACCAGAGTATCAAAGTAAAAATAGACTAGCAGCCATAGAGCGAGTGGAAACTGAAAGGTTTGTGTTGTTCGTTGATATGAATGATGGCGCCTATGCAGAGTCAATCTCCCAAAGTAAAGTTTACGAACCACACATTACAGACCTTCTCCAAAGCTTACTAAAGCCTGAGCATGTATTCTTAGATATTGGATGCAACGTTGGCTGGTTTTCTTTGATCGCGGCTTCGATTCTAAAAAAAGGCAAAGTGATTGGAGTTGAGCCCAATCAAAACAATCTTCAACTCCTTTACCGAAGCATGATCGAGAACCAGTTTGATAACATGGTCATCTACCCATATGCAGCGACTGACAGGTCAAGGATACTTCAAATGAGCGGATATGGCCCTTACGCATATGTCCATTCCATCTTCAAGGATGCTGGTTTTACATATGTACAAGGCATTGCGATCGATGAATTAGTGCGTGATGAGAGCAGACTGGACGTTATCAAAATGGATATTGAAGGCCATGAACCTGTAGCGCTTCAGGGTATGAGACGAACGATCGCCAGATATAGGCCGATTATCGTCTCTGAGTTTCATCCCAAAGCTATAAGGGAGTATTCCAGGCAGGAACCTCAAGACTACCTGGAAGCACTTGTTAGCATGGGGTATAGCCTTTCGGTGGTGGAACCGACCGGCAAGGTAATCGACTTTATCGATCCATCTGAGATTATGACCCATTGGCGCAATCTAAACCTGCAGTTTGACAGCAGAGATGCTATGCATCTCGATATACTTGCCAGGCCATCAAACCCTACTGAGCATTCGCTGTAA
- a CDS encoding type II toxin-antitoxin system RelE family toxin has translation MAEYHIRILGIASQELERLDRSLGHRVVQRINWLATNLDAIRLEALTGDLAGLYKLRIGDYRVIYEVLWDEKIIVIHAIGHRREIYRRR, from the coding sequence ATGGCAGAGTACCACATTCGCATCTTGGGAATCGCATCTCAAGAGCTGGAGCGATTAGACAGGTCATTGGGACATCGTGTCGTTCAGCGCATCAACTGGCTGGCTACGAACCTGGATGCGATCCGTCTTGAGGCACTAACCGGTGACCTTGCGGGACTCTACAAACTCCGCATAGGTGATTACCGCGTTATTTATGAGGTGCTCTGGGATGAAAAGATCATCGTGATCCACGCGATTGGTCATCGTCGAGAGATTTATCGAAGACGGTGA
- a CDS encoding response regulator, whose product MIRVLLVDDQTLIRQGIAMLLELEPDLEVVGAVGDGRAAIEAVERLRPDVVLMDVRMPEMDGVTATRELHRRFPDVGVIILTTFDDDEYIFEGLKAGARGYLLKDISSEEMAEAVRTVARGEALIQPSIARKVVAEFSRLAAGSPPAPERSPLKLPAALTERELDVLKALARGMSNKEIAAALVITEGTVKTHISNILAKLDVRDRTQAVLKAQQLRLLESEN is encoded by the coding sequence ATGATCCGGGTGTTACTGGTCGATGATCAGACCCTGATCCGTCAGGGGATCGCCATGCTGCTGGAACTCGAACCAGACCTGGAAGTCGTCGGCGCGGTCGGCGACGGACGCGCCGCGATTGAGGCGGTCGAGCGCCTGCGTCCCGATGTGGTGCTGATGGATGTGCGCATGCCGGAAATGGACGGAGTGACGGCGACACGCGAGTTGCACCGCCGTTTCCCTGACGTCGGCGTGATCATTCTGACGACCTTCGATGACGACGAGTATATTTTCGAGGGGTTGAAGGCAGGGGCGCGCGGGTATCTGCTGAAAGACATCAGCAGCGAAGAAATGGCGGAAGCGGTGCGAACGGTTGCGCGCGGCGAAGCGCTGATCCAGCCGAGTATCGCGCGCAAAGTCGTGGCTGAGTTCTCACGCCTGGCAGCCGGTTCGCCGCCGGCGCCGGAGCGAAGCCCACTGAAGCTGCCCGCTGCCCTGACCGAACGTGAACTGGACGTGCTCAAAGCGCTTGCCCGCGGCATGTCGAACAAAGAGATCGCCGCTGCACTGGTGATCACCGAGGGGACGGTCAAGACGCATATCTCGAACATCCTGGCAAAACTCGATGTGCGCGACCGAACACAGGCAGTGTTGAAGGCGCAGCAATTGCGGTTGTTGGAGAGTGAGAACTGA
- a CDS encoding sensor histidine kinase, with amino-acid sequence MSLHTSNETHRSGIRSMVTRVTRAWRQEILPGRVTIIALVMIVGALIAAVTAQPETLLWRRGIVVGALSLLLALNLIPPFTNTRSRPESLWRVALYLTVASPLYLVAFGMSSGPASSVIVMLLFLLVGQATWALPLAAALIYAVAMMIGVSAIIAFQVSLEAALQIAASLGFGIVFVMMFIQLSQRYEQQTEHAEAQRARAEELLAQLQASHAELRAARERELKMAAIEERVRLARDIHDGLGHYLTILNVQLQAAARLLQRDPQRAAAVIATCREVAQTALEEVRRSVAAMQPSPLDGQSLDAAIEHLINEFRTSTALDIHFEQSGDLPVLPQTLAMTLYRAVQEGLTNARKHSNATRIVVNLTCLPETVHLAIRDNGQPVNGVGQSGGFGLTGLRERIERLGGSLHAGPHPDGGFLLDIVAPADARNEVGYDPGVTGR; translated from the coding sequence ATGTCTCTGCATACTTCCAACGAAACGCACCGGTCTGGCATCCGCAGCATGGTCACCCGCGTCACGCGTGCATGGCGGCAGGAGATCCTCCCCGGACGTGTGACGATCATCGCCCTGGTGATGATCGTGGGCGCCCTGATCGCCGCCGTGACCGCACAACCGGAAACGCTGTTGTGGCGACGCGGCATCGTCGTTGGAGCGTTGAGCCTGCTGCTGGCGCTGAACCTGATCCCGCCGTTCACCAATACCCGTTCGCGCCCGGAGTCGCTGTGGCGCGTGGCGCTCTATCTGACCGTCGCCAGTCCGCTCTATCTCGTTGCGTTCGGGATGAGCAGCGGACCTGCCAGTTCCGTGATTGTGATGCTCCTTTTCCTGCTGGTCGGACAGGCGACATGGGCGCTGCCGCTGGCAGCGGCGCTCATCTATGCCGTTGCCATGATGATCGGTGTAAGCGCCATTATTGCATTCCAGGTGAGCCTGGAGGCGGCGCTGCAAATCGCTGCGAGTCTTGGGTTTGGCATTGTGTTTGTTATGATGTTCATTCAACTCTCGCAGCGGTACGAACAGCAGACGGAGCATGCCGAGGCGCAACGCGCGCGCGCGGAGGAACTGCTCGCGCAGTTGCAGGCGAGTCACGCTGAACTGCGCGCCGCGCGCGAACGCGAACTGAAGATGGCGGCAATCGAAGAACGGGTGCGCCTGGCGCGCGATATTCACGACGGACTCGGTCACTATCTCACGATTCTGAATGTGCAGTTGCAGGCGGCGGCGCGGCTGTTGCAACGCGACCCGCAGCGCGCGGCGGCTGTCATCGCCACCTGCCGCGAAGTGGCGCAGACGGCGCTCGAAGAGGTGCGCCGCAGTGTCGCTGCGATGCAACCATCGCCTCTCGACGGTCAATCGCTCGATGCGGCGATTGAACATCTCATCAACGAGTTCAGAACCTCGACTGCGCTCGATATCCACTTCGAACAGTCGGGTGATCTGCCAGTGTTGCCGCAGACGCTGGCAATGACCCTGTATCGCGCGGTGCAGGAAGGGCTGACCAATGCGCGCAAACACAGCAACGCCACACGGATCGTCGTCAACCTGACCTGCCTGCCGGAAACGGTGCATCTGGCGATCCGCGACAATGGTCAACCGGTAAATGGCGTCGGACAGAGCGGCGGCTTCGGGTTGACCGGGTTGCGCGAACGGATCGAGCGGCTGGGTGGTTCACTGCACGCCGGTCCGCATCCCGACGGCGGTTTTCTCCTCGACATCGTCGCACCCGCAGATGCCAGAAATGAGGTGGGGTATGATCCGGGTGTTACTGGTCGATGA
- a CDS encoding FtsX-like permease family protein, whose translation MIGSRWRKIFRDLWRYKVRTIIVVISIAAGVSGVGTVAHMYTLMSHDLEQSYAAVLPASATLYTDDSFDDEMVRAVRRLPAVADAEGRRSILLRFRTRSDRPWQVIELFVLPDDGETRISKVRPEEVFEPDPKSWPPGDWPPPRRTIVLERTSLLVGYLGLSQARLGDEITVETADGRLRQVRLSGLAYDFARMLATFTGRAYGYVDRETLEWLGGAPGYNQLYLLADNRTDAASVRQVADQVRSHMERAGVRVARVDVARPGELPLQNYFQAITVVLGSLGVLALFLSVLLVTNTIAALLIQQTRQIGVMKAIGARPRQIVVIYAMYALVFGVLALPLALPASRAVTKAFVDFLAYFLNFKTGTFTTPAAVIGLQIGMALLTPVLAALAPVIHAARLTVREAIAGWSAERRRRGDRASSNESKPSAPPGASRFMALLPSPIILALRNSLRRRARLALTITTLMLATAIVISVLSVRRSLFETLEVILAASQHDIQVTLVRPHRVAQVERIAQQTPGVAAVESWGSDLAYRLRPDGSEGPAIIIAAPPADSLLFTPEVVEGRWLIPGEDHALIINLDVLRFEPDLRVGQNVALKIGNRTTEWQIVGVVRSLPGIPIMYTGQPYLAQITSTVGQTREIRVVTVASDPATQQCVATTLRDALEQAGVSVAVAQTRTEEREQAATLVNIIISFLLTMAILLATVGGLGLAGTLSLNIIERTREIGVMRAIGASNTALHRIVISEGVAISVASAMIGTLLAMPLGCLLSNAVGLAFLNIPLNYHFALDSAALWMVASVAIGMVASLLPAHAASGLTVRDALAYDG comes from the coding sequence ATGATCGGATCGCGCTGGCGAAAGATCTTCCGCGACCTGTGGCGCTACAAGGTGCGCACCATCATTGTTGTGATCTCGATCGCTGCCGGGGTGAGCGGCGTCGGAACTGTCGCGCACATGTACACACTTATGTCGCACGACCTCGAACAGAGTTATGCTGCGGTGCTCCCGGCAAGCGCAACGTTGTATACCGACGATTCCTTCGATGATGAGATGGTGCGCGCAGTACGCCGGCTCCCCGCAGTCGCCGATGCCGAGGGGCGTCGCAGCATACTGCTGCGTTTCCGCACAAGGTCTGACCGCCCGTGGCAGGTGATCGAACTCTTCGTCCTGCCCGATGATGGTGAAACACGCATCAGCAAGGTGCGCCCTGAAGAGGTGTTCGAACCCGATCCGAAATCCTGGCCCCCAGGCGACTGGCCCCCGCCACGCCGCACCATCGTCCTCGAACGCACCTCGCTCCTGGTCGGTTACCTGGGGTTGAGTCAGGCGCGCCTGGGTGACGAGATCACCGTCGAGACCGCCGATGGACGCCTGCGCCAGGTGCGCCTGTCGGGGCTGGCATACGATTTTGCCCGGATGCTGGCGACCTTTACCGGACGCGCGTATGGCTATGTTGATCGTGAGACGCTGGAGTGGCTTGGCGGTGCGCCCGGTTACAATCAACTCTATCTCCTCGCCGACAACCGCACTGATGCCGCCTCGGTCCGACAGGTTGCCGACCAGGTCCGCTCCCATATGGAACGCGCTGGCGTGCGGGTTGCGCGTGTCGATGTAGCACGACCGGGAGAACTGCCGCTTCAGAACTATTTCCAGGCGATCACCGTCGTGCTCGGATCACTGGGCGTCCTGGCATTGTTTCTCAGCGTATTGCTCGTGACCAATACGATTGCCGCACTGCTGATCCAGCAAACCCGCCAGATTGGTGTTATGAAAGCGATTGGCGCACGTCCCAGGCAGATCGTCGTCATCTACGCCATGTATGCGCTGGTTTTTGGTGTGCTGGCGTTGCCACTGGCGCTACCGGCATCGCGCGCCGTAACGAAGGCATTCGTCGATTTCCTCGCCTACTTCCTCAATTTCAAGACGGGAACCTTCACGACACCTGCCGCTGTTATCGGTCTGCAGATTGGAATGGCGCTGCTGACGCCGGTGCTGGCGGCGCTGGCGCCGGTGATCCACGCAGCACGGTTGACCGTCCGTGAGGCGATTGCCGGGTGGAGCGCGGAACGACGTCGCAGGGGAGACCGTGCTTCATCAAACGAGAGCAAGCCATCTGCGCCACCTGGAGCTTCCCGCTTCATGGCGCTTCTCCCCTCACCGATTATCCTTGCACTGCGCAATTCACTCCGACGACGTGCACGGCTTGCGCTCACGATCACAACCCTCATGCTGGCGACGGCGATTGTCATTTCGGTGCTGAGTGTGCGGCGCTCACTCTTCGAGACCCTTGAAGTCATCCTGGCAGCATCACAGCACGACATTCAGGTGACGCTCGTTCGTCCTCATCGGGTTGCACAGGTCGAACGCATTGCGCAACAGACGCCCGGCGTCGCAGCGGTAGAGAGTTGGGGCAGCGATCTGGCATATCGTTTACGCCCTGATGGCAGTGAAGGACCGGCAATCATTATTGCAGCGCCGCCAGCCGATAGCCTGCTGTTTACACCAGAAGTTGTCGAAGGGCGCTGGTTGATCCCCGGCGAGGATCACGCCCTGATCATCAACCTCGACGTACTGCGCTTTGAACCAGATCTGCGCGTCGGACAAAACGTGGCGCTGAAAATCGGCAACCGCACCACAGAGTGGCAGATCGTCGGCGTCGTGCGCAGTCTGCCCGGCATTCCAATCATGTACACCGGTCAACCATATCTGGCGCAGATCACCAGCACAGTCGGTCAGACACGCGAGATCCGGGTGGTTACCGTCGCTTCCGATCCAGCCACGCAGCAATGCGTTGCAACGACACTGCGCGACGCGCTGGAACAGGCAGGAGTCAGCGTTGCAGTTGCACAAACACGCACTGAAGAACGCGAACAGGCGGCAACCCTGGTCAATATCATCATTTCGTTCCTGCTCACCATGGCAATCCTGCTGGCAACCGTCGGCGGATTGGGACTTGCAGGCACGTTGAGCCTGAACATTATCGAACGCACCCGTGAGATCGGAGTTATGCGCGCAATTGGGGCATCGAATACGGCGCTGCACCGTATCGTCATCAGCGAGGGGGTGGCGATCAGTGTGGCAAGCGCTATGATCGGCACGCTGCTTGCTATGCCGCTCGGTTGCCTGCTCAGCAATGCGGTAGGGCTGGCATTTCTGAACATACCGTTGAATTATCACTTTGCCCTCGATAGCGCCGCGCTCTGGATGGTCGCGTCGGTCGCGATTGGAATGGTCGCAAGCCTCTTGCCGGCGCACGCAGCGAGCGGCTTGACGGTGCGCGATGCGCTGGCATATGATGGATGA